Proteins from a genomic interval of Treponema brennaborense DSM 12168:
- a CDS encoding DUF6675 family protein, translated as MKKHTAAAAAVLFCLFPAALSAQLFNGNMSQAELQRIANGEIVIRNIGKAKNIGLNPVNDTAKRAIDTIKELDPSYLAEVIQIRPYHGNESIFDTLKPLLTDVESYVGIPYYSERHQRYYDLYSSAVVKSVSETENRTAMNAALEMDPFGIIDTAITIDTAPESLYYVTTNLNKLKAFDKYTCAKEEKMKSVIAVFRFDDFIVLYGIGGVDAPNIFFLKDRIDTSFINRIKTFCNYIFSNL; from the coding sequence ATGAAAAAACATACGGCGGCCGCGGCTGCAGTACTGTTCTGTCTCTTTCCGGCGGCGCTGAGCGCACAGCTGTTTAACGGAAATATGAGCCAAGCCGAACTGCAGCGTATCGCCAACGGTGAAATCGTCATCAGAAATATCGGCAAGGCAAAAAACATCGGTCTGAATCCGGTAAACGACACCGCGAAACGCGCGATCGATACGATAAAAGAGCTTGATCCGTCTTATCTTGCCGAAGTCATCCAGATCCGTCCGTACCACGGCAACGAATCGATCTTCGACACGCTGAAGCCGCTGCTGACCGACGTGGAATCATACGTGGGAATTCCCTACTATTCCGAACGGCATCAAAGATATTACGATCTGTATTCGTCCGCAGTCGTCAAATCCGTAAGCGAAACGGAGAACAGAACTGCGATGAACGCCGCGCTTGAAATGGACCCGTTCGGAATCATCGACACGGCGATTACGATAGACACGGCGCCGGAATCCTTATATTACGTTACGACGAATCTGAACAAGCTGAAAGCGTTCGATAAATACACGTGTGCGAAAGAGGAAAAAATGAAATCCGTTATCGCCGTATTCCGGTTTGACGATTTTATCGTATTATACGGAATCGGCGGCGTGGACGCACCGAATATCTTTTTCCTGAAAGACCGGATAGACACGTCGTTTATAAACAGAATAAAAACGTTCTGCAATTATATTTTTTCCAACTTATAA
- a CDS encoding mannose-1-phosphate guanylyltransferase, whose product MFTDAVILAGGFGERLWPASQPHCPKQFLSLDGGISFLQTSLLRAIALQIPGKIILITRRDLLELAANHCRNLAEHADDAVREKIKRDVLVVAEPSPKHTAAPVMLACRLLEKIAPETDHSIIVLTSDHVISPIDAFVADSQKAYDIARKGNFVCYAIRPTEPATGFGYIKSGEPLAGDGSTFKIAAFKEKPDAQTAQRYLDSGEYWWNSGMFAFTSAFFKAEAKRFVPEMYEAFKALKHSPLPVTGYFNGIPYVERWDGMNEAYERTPAISLDTAIAERTDRACAVKASFSWDDVGSWDAFEKFFTESPSKTAVISSKNCFVYSDIPVALCGVDDLIIVIKNGNALVMKKGSSALVREAAQKITAE is encoded by the coding sequence ATGTTTACTGATGCGGTGATTCTTGCAGGCGGATTCGGTGAACGGCTGTGGCCGGCTTCCCAGCCGCATTGCCCGAAACAGTTTCTTTCGCTCGACGGAGGAATTTCGTTTTTACAGACTTCGCTATTGCGGGCGATAGCTTTACAGATTCCGGGAAAAATCATTCTCATTACCCGCAGGGATCTGCTTGAGCTCGCGGCGAATCACTGCCGGAACCTTGCCGAACACGCCGACGACGCGGTTCGCGAAAAAATCAAACGGGACGTGCTCGTCGTCGCGGAACCGAGTCCGAAACACACGGCCGCGCCGGTTATGCTCGCGTGCCGGCTGCTTGAAAAAATCGCGCCGGAAACGGATCATTCGATCATCGTTTTAACCAGCGATCACGTCATAAGTCCGATCGACGCGTTCGTCGCCGATTCGCAGAAAGCGTACGACATCGCACGTAAAGGAAACTTCGTCTGTTACGCCATCCGTCCGACGGAACCCGCAACCGGATTCGGTTATATAAAATCGGGCGAACCGCTCGCCGGCGACGGTTCTACATTTAAAATAGCCGCGTTCAAGGAAAAACCAGACGCACAGACGGCACAGCGATACCTCGACAGCGGCGAATATTGGTGGAACAGCGGAATGTTCGCGTTCACGTCCGCCTTTTTCAAAGCGGAAGCGAAACGTTTCGTGCCGGAAATGTACGAAGCGTTCAAGGCGCTGAAACACAGTCCGCTTCCGGTAACCGGATATTTCAACGGTATACCGTACGTCGAACGCTGGGACGGTATGAACGAAGCGTATGAACGGACGCCGGCAATATCGCTCGACACGGCCATTGCCGAACGGACGGATCGCGCCTGCGCGGTAAAAGCGTCCTTTTCATGGGACGACGTAGGCAGCTGGGATGCGTTTGAAAAATTTTTTACGGAAAGCCCGTCCAAAACGGCCGTGATAAGCAGCAAAAACTGTTTCGTCTATTCGGATATTCCCGTAGCGCTCTGCGGAGTCGACGATCTGATCATCGTCATCAAAAACGGAAACGCACTGGTCATGAAAAAAGGCTCCAGCGCGCTTGTCCGGGAAGCCGCGCAGAAAATAACGGCGGAATAA
- a CDS encoding N-acetylneuraminate synthase family protein — protein MQNAGRNVHIVAEVGTAHEGSLDKAAQLIRAAADAGADFIKFQWVYADEILHPDTGYVALPGGNVRLYDRFKALEMPVPFFEKLRDMTRDAGCGFICSPFGLKSLSQLLELQPDAVKIASPELNHFPLLKALSAYRAERIRSGEEPVPVVLSSGVARLGDMENALACFPEFTRTDSARTESVPNSGALNLPERTEKRSECRKLPPLTLLHCVTSYPAPETEYNVRLVKNLSAVFGIPVGISDHSLDPILIPALAAACGAVMIEKHITLSRTAAGLDDPVALEPEQFRAMTEFIRKMERTNTGEGIDGEKFVRELEKKYGSGIVRQALGTGIKRLAPAETANYGRTNRSIHLLHDMKAGSVLTPDSIAVLRTEKILTPGLPPEFLAEVTGAVLVKDAVKGEGITWRHIVTKRN, from the coding sequence ATGCAAAACGCCGGCCGTAACGTGCACATCGTAGCTGAAGTCGGAACCGCCCACGAAGGCTCTTTGGACAAAGCCGCACAACTGATCCGCGCGGCAGCCGACGCCGGCGCCGATTTTATCAAATTCCAATGGGTGTATGCGGACGAGATTCTGCATCCCGACACGGGATACGTCGCGCTGCCCGGCGGGAACGTACGGCTGTACGACCGGTTCAAAGCGCTTGAAATGCCGGTTCCGTTTTTTGAAAAATTGCGCGACATGACCCGCGACGCCGGATGCGGTTTTATCTGCTCGCCGTTCGGGTTAAAAAGCCTTTCACAGCTGCTTGAATTACAACCGGACGCGGTTAAAATCGCGTCGCCGGAATTGAATCACTTTCCGTTGCTGAAAGCGCTTTCCGCGTACCGCGCGGAACGGATACGATCCGGCGAAGAACCGGTGCCGGTCGTATTGTCATCCGGCGTGGCGCGACTCGGCGATATGGAAAACGCGCTCGCGTGCTTTCCCGAATTTACACGAACCGATTCCGCACGAACCGAATCCGTACCAAACTCCGGTGCGTTGAATCTGCCCGAACGAACCGAAAAACGCAGCGAGTGCCGGAAACTGCCGCCGCTCACCCTGCTTCACTGCGTTACCAGCTATCCGGCTCCGGAAACGGAATATAACGTGCGACTCGTAAAAAATCTTTCCGCCGTATTCGGCATACCCGTTGGAATCAGCGATCACAGTCTCGACCCGATTCTGATACCGGCGCTCGCCGCCGCCTGCGGCGCGGTCATGATCGAAAAACACATAACGCTGAGCAGAACGGCGGCCGGGCTCGACGATCCGGTTGCGCTTGAGCCCGAACAGTTCCGCGCAATGACCGAATTCATCCGTAAAATGGAACGGACGAATACCGGCGAAGGAATCGACGGTGAAAAGTTCGTGCGAGAACTTGAAAAAAAGTACGGCAGCGGTATCGTCCGGCAGGCACTCGGAACCGGCATAAAACGGCTCGCCCCGGCGGAAACGGCGAATTACGGCCGAACGAACCGCTCCATACACCTGCTGCACGACATGAAAGCGGGATCGGTTCTGACGCCGGACAGCATCGCAGTTCTCCGCACCGAAAAGATATTGACGCCCGGACTGCCGCCTGAATTTCTTGCGGAAGTGACGGGCGCCGTTCTGGTAAAAGACGCGGTTAAAGGAGAAGGAATAACGTGGCGGCATATCGTTACGAAAAGGAACTGA
- the smpB gene encoding SsrA-binding protein SmpB, with the protein MSEGRKLIAQNRKARFNYSIEDSIECGIVLEGTEVKSVKAGNISFPDAFAEIQNGEVWVKGLHIAEYAFSSVFNHDPDRPKKLLLHKDEIKRLIRKIDEKGFTLIPLDFYLKDGRVKVNLGVCRGKKQFDKRADIRDRDVKRDMQREFRKGLHG; encoded by the coding sequence ATGAGTGAAGGACGAAAACTTATCGCGCAGAACAGAAAAGCGCGGTTCAACTATTCAATAGAAGACTCGATCGAATGCGGCATCGTTCTGGAAGGAACCGAAGTAAAATCCGTAAAAGCCGGGAACATTTCGTTTCCGGACGCGTTCGCGGAAATCCAAAACGGCGAAGTGTGGGTCAAAGGTCTGCACATAGCGGAGTACGCCTTTTCTTCCGTATTCAACCACGATCCGGATCGCCCCAAAAAACTGCTGCTTCATAAAGACGAAATAAAACGGCTCATCCGTAAAATCGATGAAAAAGGGTTTACCCTGATACCGCTCGACTTTTATCTGAAAGACGGGCGGGTAAAAGTCAATCTGGGCGTCTGCCGCGGAAAAAAACAGTTCGACAAGCGGGCCGACATCCGCGACCGGGATGTAAAACGCGACATGCAGCGTGAGTTCAGGAAAGGACTGCACGGATAA
- a CDS encoding TP0183 family DNA metabolism protein — protein sequence MKKYVLAAAVYVLVSVSAGAAQSGIAGLPSEVDFYAIVADVADGGKIAMTQDLFYTQLMSFNGITVTDKRKTRYQDAADELRPDALAFHAEIKESEAEWECTLYMDFPAEGKTVSVSNTYDSYYKILTEAKTTLQTLFSDLAAAVTDTSAAATDTSSARRDAIVPTLEGISGTWSGEENINKIVILRGGRGFVIFRNGASMNISVEIKNGQVICTQTGKSNASFFPDMPREIALVAALNAEPIAWTLSLTENGTLSGIKKTLRTRYDGGEAAGTETAEIGVTWHKQQ from the coding sequence ATGAAAAAATACGTTCTGGCGGCAGCAGTATACGTTCTCGTTTCCGTTTCGGCCGGTGCGGCGCAAAGCGGAATAGCGGGACTGCCGTCGGAAGTCGATTTTTACGCGATAGTCGCGGACGTTGCGGACGGCGGCAAGATCGCCATGACGCAGGATCTGTTTTATACGCAGCTGATGTCTTTTAACGGCATAACCGTAACCGATAAACGCAAAACACGGTATCAGGACGCGGCGGACGAGCTTCGCCCCGACGCGCTCGCGTTCCACGCTGAAATCAAGGAATCGGAAGCCGAATGGGAATGCACGCTGTATATGGACTTTCCGGCCGAGGGAAAAACCGTATCGGTATCGAATACGTACGACTCGTATTACAAAATTCTAACCGAAGCGAAAACGACGCTGCAGACGCTTTTTTCCGATTTAGCCGCAGCGGTAACCGATACCTCGGCCGCCGCAACCGATACGAGCTCCGCACGGCGAGACGCGATCGTTCCCACACTGGAAGGCATTTCGGGAACCTGGAGCGGTGAAGAAAACATCAATAAAATCGTCATTTTGCGCGGCGGCCGCGGATTCGTCATTTTCAGAAACGGCGCGTCGATGAACATTTCCGTTGAAATAAAAAACGGGCAGGTAATTTGTACGCAAACGGGAAAATCGAACGCGTCGTTTTTTCCCGATATGCCCAGAGAAATCGCGCTCGTTGCCGCTTTGAACGCGGAACCGATAGCATGGACACTCTCGCTCACGGAAAACGGCACGCTTTCAGGTATCAAAAAAACGCTGCGCACGCGTTACGACGGCGGAGAAGCCGCCGGAACGGAAACGGCGGAAATCGGCGTTACCTGGCACAAGCAACAGTAA
- a CDS encoding L-threonylcarbamoyladenylate synthase: MIILKKEAESADAVVRALRGGHVVIIPTDTVYGFSGIVPVADAEIRAIKGRSETKPFIRLISSPEAVFAYTDDSIPDSLYALWPGALTLIVTLNASCASFPGETAAFRCPGDEWLRQVIAGCGAPVYSTSVNRSGQPLLRSVAEMDAEFGREVALIVDAQDSLPQDALPSTLVNISGGTYTVLRQGSVAVPLP, encoded by the coding sequence ATGATCATTTTGAAAAAAGAGGCCGAATCGGCCGACGCCGTCGTCCGCGCGTTACGCGGCGGGCATGTTGTCATAATTCCGACTGATACGGTGTACGGCTTTTCGGGGATCGTTCCCGTCGCCGACGCCGAAATCCGTGCCATCAAGGGCCGAAGCGAAACGAAACCGTTCATCCGGCTGATTTCTTCTCCCGAAGCGGTGTTCGCGTACACGGACGACTCGATTCCCGACTCGCTGTATGCGTTGTGGCCCGGCGCGCTCACGCTCATCGTAACGCTGAACGCTTCGTGCGCGTCGTTTCCGGGAGAAACGGCGGCGTTCCGCTGCCCCGGAGACGAGTGGCTCAGGCAGGTCATTGCCGGCTGCGGCGCGCCCGTCTATTCCACCAGCGTAAACCGGTCGGGGCAGCCGCTGCTCCGTTCCGTTGCGGAAATGGACGCGGAATTCGGCCGTGAAGTTGCGCTGATAGTCGACGCGCAGGATTCTCTGCCGCAGGACGCGCTGCCTTCCACGCTCGTGAATATCAGCGGCGGCACTTACACTGTGCTCAGACAGGGCAGCGTTGCGGTTCCGCTTCCGTAA
- a CDS encoding FtsB family cell division protein → MLRLKVLISICAGTLVYVLASFFGGQDGLWAMHQLELQKQDISVRVAEIAKINEELLLEYMALKQDPDVIAAYARKLGYVSEGEKLVKISGLAPQYTPLYNAGVLLKSSPVSFIPEWVCKLFGLLVGTLTFVLLLLKHLAKTPRHRETCEKEIFTAGVKAPRYESIAGIPVETI, encoded by the coding sequence ATGTTACGTTTAAAAGTGTTAATTTCGATTTGCGCCGGTACGCTCGTATATGTACTCGCTTCGTTTTTCGGCGGACAGGACGGGTTGTGGGCGATGCATCAGCTTGAATTGCAGAAACAGGATATCAGCGTGCGCGTTGCGGAAATCGCAAAAATAAATGAAGAATTGCTGCTCGAATACATGGCGTTAAAACAGGATCCGGACGTGATCGCCGCGTACGCGCGGAAATTGGGATACGTTTCGGAGGGTGAAAAACTGGTGAAAATTTCCGGTTTGGCTCCCCAATATACGCCGTTGTATAATGCCGGCGTGCTTCTAAAAAGTTCTCCAGTTTCTTTCATTCCCGAATGGGTGTGCAAACTGTTCGGGCTTTTGGTGGGAACGCTGACGTTCGTTTTATTACTGCTGAAACATCTGGCCAAAACTCCCCGGCATCGTGAAACATGTGAAAAAGAAATCTTTACCGCGGGCGTAAAAGCGCCGAGGTATGAATCTATTGCCGGCATTCCGGTGGAAACGATATGA